The genomic DNA caaagaATTTCTCTTTAATGTGGATTTTCACGTGTCGATTCTGATGAGACTTGCTATTAAATTCtttaccacaaacatcacaactaaaaggtttctctcctgtgtgaattctgaTGTGGATCTTCAGATGTGTTCTGTTGCTAAATCGTTTCCCACACTCAAcacaaccaaagggtttctctcttGTGTGAATTCTGGAGTGCATAGAAAGACTTGACTTACATGTAAACTTTtgaccacaaacatcacaaccatagggtttctctcctgtgtgaattctcatgTGAACCTTCAGATTAGATCTTGTGCTAAAATGtttaccacaaacatcacaaccaaagggtttatctcctgtgtggattctcatgtggaCCTTCAGATGTGTTCTGGTGCTATATTGTTTAGTGCACACGTCACAACCAAAGCGTTTCTCTGTGTTCTGtaatttttctttgttattctTCTCAGTCCTAACCTCAGATGTTTGAAAGCTCTCACAGCTCATGTCCATGTGTTCACTCTGAGCTTCAGACTGGGGCAAAGGTTCCCTCCAATCCTCACTGTCTTCAGTGTCAGAGCAGTCTGTTTCCTCTCCATCAGTGTCTGGTTGTGTACAAGTGTTTGCTGCTTCTGGGTCTTCACTGATGTCTCCATTTGGTTCTACTTTCATGAGTTtagctgagctgcaggttgcaggttctcctttgatgttctcctcactttgtctccagtgtagcagCAAAAACTGAACTTCCTCCTCTTCATTTTCACTCTTCACACTAACAGCCGTGATATCCGTCTCCTGCTTTACCTCCAGACTTTCCCacagttcttcctcttcctcctttatgtggagATGATCCTGGAGCTGCAGTCCATGTTGACAGGAAACACCATCAAGAACATCTGCAGGCATTCCTAAACACAACCAGGACCATCAGAGACGTCTCTACACTCATTATTCACATCATTAGACTAAGCTAAGCTCTACATtaccacaacaaaacaaacacattaatgaCACTCCCCAATATATACGTGGGCTGCTCATTTCCCTCTGTTCATAGTCACaccatttctgtcatttttcatcacaatttttttgcCTGAACtctcgtatttttttttttcaaactccacaagttcaaaataaaagtaaattggATTACCAAAACTGTTGGCTGGAATCTTCATGCTCTGGAACGGGGCTTTTATTTCTTGTTGcttaaaaacagtaaataaagaTAAGTCAGTGATTTATTAGGTGAGAAAATGAGGTTTATTATAGCAgcagcaaaagaaaaacattaggaatacatgaataaaacaggaccaacaagaacagaaaatatatgtacaatataaatatagtgtcagcagtagggatgtaacgattcaatcaactcccgatacgattcgattcacgatactgggttcacgacacgattctctcacgatttattttacaaaatgggactgtagacaaatactgtactattttccttttatttttcattgtcaaaagaatcccttgataaactattcaaaacaatgcaatttgactaaaaataaatcgtgaatgaaataaataaaggaataatacaaatgaaaaagaagcctattaatttaaattctggttctataataaacaatgcaaaactgcataatagttctttttctttttaaaagtgcaactgaaaatgtattttgtgccttaataattggactttaaaaaaaagagggcaGAGGGCGCTGGTTACCCAGTGGTCGTttgccatgcagatattctgtgcagtgaagaagagatgctatgctagcagacacagctaatagaaaaacgtgacttttacagatattcacgtaatattacagatattcttttggtgctaaaggggtaaagaatcatttatgaacatatttaagagtagaaggcggccagaaagaaagtagtaggagATCctgcccgccgcctcagcatttggacaagagaaagaTAAtttatagcgccctctgctgtttaataaaagtactgcgattcaattttcagaaaatcgatattatttagattaatcgttacatccctagtcagcAGTGATTTTAttgtgtgagtatgtgtgtgtgtgtgtccgtccaCTAAGTCCTGCACAAGTTCTCTGCCTCCTGGTGGTCTCCATAGTGTAGCAGATTAATTGCATATTTCAAGAGACCCTATGGTATAAAAGCATGACATTTTGCACAGATACTTTTTAAGGGctactattttggaaaaaggtgTTGGTCACTCAAAAATTTAAGGTGGCGCCAatttttcaagatggccgccattgtTTTTCAATGGTTATTATATAACTTTAGGTTAattacataaccccggttctatgaatAACGCACACTATGTACACCCTATCTGCATTCCCTCAGAAGCGTTTTCTCAATCAGCCAATCTTGATAGGCTGGTGAAACATGTCTGTCTGCCAGGGACACCCCTACCTCGTACAAAAGGAGTGAGCGGACAGACACGacccattcaaaataagcacgtCTTCTGCTTGttcgagcaagaagggttgtctggtgagacatcgcACTCATATTACTCCTAGAAccgggttatgtaaataacctaaagttctatttcataatattttgtgagatgtttCATTATGGGATATGGTAGCTCTCGtattgcagacatgcttattGAGCGGATACCAGCCCGCAGAGCAGAAGTCTGTATACAATAGGACAGTGCCACACACGGGGCGGAATTATCCAGCATATAAAACTTGACAAACATGAGGGGCAATGTCCAACTCTCCCCTGAACTCTCCCCTGTGGCGAGACACTGAGTCGAGTGTGCGCACAGACTCTCAGGCGGCCGCAGACCCTGACTCatataagccaaagcaataaCCTCCACAACCCTGTGTTACAagcgttgcttagtaacaggaTTCTCCTTACGGGGAATAGCCCAGGAGACGaacagctgatcgctcctcctgaggctTTTTCTCATGTCCATTTAAGTGTGCACCACACAAACTGGACATAACACATGAGGCCGCTGCACATCTTGTGAGGCAGAAAAAATCAATGGGAGAACATGAACCCACCACCTTCGGCACAAAGGCCAGGTTGGGCATGGATGTCACTACCCTCTTAGCTGACGCCAGAGCCAGTAACAAAACAGCCTTGAGCGAGGCAAACTTCAGGCCCGCCTCCTCCAATGCTTCAAATGGAGGATGTTTAAGTCCCTCCAGAACCACAATCAGATCCCACGGTGACGTCAGTGGTCTGGACACGGGGAGGAGCCTGTGCACCCCCTTCATAAACCTGCATATCAGTGGGTGCTGACTCGCTAGTTTGTCCCTGAAGCCAACGTGACAGGCGGCGATTGCTGTCAGTtacactttcacagtggaaaaggcCTTGCGCTTGTCAATCAGGTCCTGCAGAAATTTTAATATCACTCCCACTGGGCACTGAAAGGGGATGTGATTCCTATGGAGACCATTCCTCAAATATCCTCCACTTGCAATCATAAATACATCTAGTGGAGGAGGCTTGAGCCCTCTATATGGTAGTAATCACTCTGAGAATCCCACGGCTGACAGATTGAGCTGAGGGGAGCATTCGTGCTACGCAGAAAGAACTTTGCGCACTGCAAGTTTTTTTCCCCCGGCGAACAAGTCCACTTCAACCAGTCCATAATGGGCCCACATTTGTTGCACCACCAGCAGGTGTAACATCCATTCCCCATACACCGGCGCGCCCCTGGACAGCGGGTCTGGGCCCACGTTCAGGGTCACTGGGATGTGCGTCACTCTTAGTGAGAGGAGACGGCTACAGCTCCACAGGATCAGTTTGCATGCCAGCAAAAGCAACTGACGGGAGCACAACCCGCCTTGCCGGTTGATGTACGCCATGGTTGTGGCACTGAGCGCAGTAACAGACCCAGGAAGATTGATTCCTGTGTAGGGGACAAAACATTTTCTTCTGCGCTCACCGTGAATCCCAGATCGGATAGGTGACTGCGTGTTTGCATCTTGGCCTCCATCTCTGATtgtgccaaaagcagccaaTCGTCCAGATACGTAGCCAGCAGAGTGCCCCGCCTTCTCAGAGGGCTTATTGTCGCTTCTGTGCAAAGCACAAACACCCTTGGACTCAAAAAGAGGCCAAAAGGGAGCATCTCTTTTCCCTTAGGTGCCTCTTCTGGAGGCAGGCCGCTGCCGCCCAGAGGTCACAAATCTAGCATGGTGGCGCCCCCTCTCAGCAGCTGCCCACACATCTTGAGACAGCCTCTCGCGGCAGCGAACCGCACACCACGAGAGGACCCAAAAAGCGATGGCGCCCTCTCTTGACAGGCAGCTGGTCCATCAGCAGAGAGCCTCCCCGCAGGGCGGAGGAGCCCTCCGCCGGTGGGACAGAGCCATACCCTTGGGGTCTGGTATCTATCTGATAGGTTTTTGTACATTGCCTTATCATTCAACTCTagcattatgtaaaaaaaacaataaaaatattgttgaacAACAGCGGGTCAAAGGAATGGCCAGCCGTGCCGCAGTGCTTTTGCACACGTCCACCATGTTCAGGCTTGGAAGAGGGGAGACAAGCATGAAGCCCTCTTCTTTATCCCGAGAGGCTACAAAGTCGATGGGAAGCGCGGCCCGAGCTGGGGTGATAAAGGTATAGTCCTCCTCATGCACACCCAAACCGAGAGGGTCAGAGGAGTCTTCATCACACTCCCCGCAGTCTATAACGAGGATGTCCTCGTCACGTGGGGAGGCGGTAGCCAGGTCGAGCTGGAAGCTCCAGCTGGAACCCTGAGCAGCCACTGTGTCCATGAGCACCGCTTCTTCTACACTCGCTGTTGCAGGAACGCCGTGAGGAGGGAGGAAGGGGTCCTGTTCGGACAAGCTCACTTGGCACGCCAGCCTCCTGTGGAGGCTCCGTGTGTTGAACACTGCGCAGTGCCAACATGGGCCGGAGGATTTGACCGTCATTCGGGCATGTTCTAAACCCAGGCAGTTCGAACAGACCTTGTTTGTCTCTGTTGGAGATTTTACTTCCACACGGAAAAAGGCGAGCCCCGGAGCATGCCTTTCCCTCGTTGAGAGGAGCCTTGGCTTCCATCGCCGTGCTGACGGCAGGTTAGCTTATGCTATCACAAGGCAGCTAACACAGGTGCTAGCAGGGGTGCAGGCCAACGTGTGCTGAAGACGTCAAGGACAGCGTTAGTTTCAAGACGACAGTTGGCTCGCTGACGTTCGAGAGCTTGGATGCCATGGTAAAGGAGCTGGACTGTTCACTGTCGTGAGAGCCCGGAAGGAGGACCAACATGCGCAAGAGCCTGGAGGCGTCGAGGGCAGTGGGCCTGAGACTACCGCTGGTGTGCTGATGTCTGGGAGCTCCGGACCTTGCGGTGCAGAGCATGTAGCGGGCGGTCACCGGAGTGAGAGAGCTGCTAGGAAGGCCAACGTGTACTTTGGAGAGAGCCGTCAGCCGGAGCCGAGGCTCGGGGGTTCACCTTTCGGTGACGAACAGGACAGCACTCACCGAGCAGAGCAAGGTAAGCGCTGATTTCTTTTCATGCTCACACAGAAGATCTGAACAATATTCCCACAGTTGGTCTGCACAGGACCAACTGTGTGGAACAGGAGTGGAACAAGGAGTCTTCTCGTCACAATAATATGTATTCATCAATATGTTAATGATGAGCGTGACAGACATGAGACT from Gouania willdenowi chromosome 4, fGouWil2.1, whole genome shotgun sequence includes the following:
- the LOC114462065 gene encoding zinc finger protein 664-like isoform X2, with translation MKIPANSFGMPADVLDGVSCQHGLQLQDHLHIKEEEEELWESLEVKQETDITAVSVKSENEEEEVQFLLLHWRQSEENIKGEPATCSSAKLMKVEPNGDISEDPEAANTCTQPDTDGEETDCSDTEDSEDWREPLPQSEAQSEHMDMSCESFQTSEVRTEKNNKEKLQNTEKRFGCDVCTKQYSTRTHLKVHMRIHTGDKPFGCDVCGKHFSTRSNLKVHMRIHTGEKPYGCDVCGQKFTCKSSLSMHSRIHTREKPFGCVECGKRFSNRTHLKIHIRIHTGEKPFSCDVCGKEFNSKSHQNRHVKIHIKEKFFGCDVCGKRCSHNKIHKS
- the LOC114462065 gene encoding zinc finger protein 664-like isoform X1 encodes the protein MQQEIKAPFQSMKIPANSFGMPADVLDGVSCQHGLQLQDHLHIKEEEEELWESLEVKQETDITAVSVKSENEEEEVQFLLLHWRQSEENIKGEPATCSSAKLMKVEPNGDISEDPEAANTCTQPDTDGEETDCSDTEDSEDWREPLPQSEAQSEHMDMSCESFQTSEVRTEKNNKEKLQNTEKRFGCDVCTKQYSTRTHLKVHMRIHTGDKPFGCDVCGKHFSTRSNLKVHMRIHTGEKPYGCDVCGQKFTCKSSLSMHSRIHTREKPFGCVECGKRFSNRTHLKIHIRIHTGEKPFSCDVCGKEFNSKSHQNRHVKIHIKEKFFGCDVCGKRCSHNKIHKS